CTATTCTAATACACAAATACACTACATATTTAAGTCCAAACTACTTATCAGCTATGtggcggccattttgttttttttcttgaaatattCTCTACGtggacacaaaaaaaatcatatctcCCAAAGTGTAGGCTTTACTGGTATTAAAAATAGGCTTATTCGAAGCGCAAAACTCTAGTCTATCGTATAAAATTTTGATCAGGGAGTTGTTACGTtcataatttgaaaaaataattaaaattcattgaaaatattttttaaaaatatgaaaataaacaaattattgtaaattactGCAAAACTAACCCAGATAACTCATTTATTTTTTCCACTAGATTGACAGGGTTTGATCTAAGCTACaatacaacatttaatttaGGGCGCATTCACACGGGATACGTCTTTGACGATTCGGTATAAAACACGATTCGCCTTGACGGATAGATGTTCACATTGAATACGGAATCGTGTTTTTTCACGATTCATTAAAATATCCGAATTGATGTTCACATGTTGTTTCGTGATTGTGTTCAGTTGAGAGTAAACTACCAAAGACAATGGACGTGAATACTTTAATTTTGTACTGGTATTATCGTCgatctaaaaaaagaaaaacaagaagAATACACTGGGTGCATCCAATTTTAAGGCAAAGACAAAGTGTTGGGGATTTTTATACTTTGATGAGCTCGTTACGAGAAGATGATACCAAATTTTACACTTATTTTAGAATGTCTAAAGATACCTTTGACTTCCTTCTCCAAAGGTTGGATACGGATTTGAGAAAACAGGATACATGTATGAGAAAGGCCATTAGCCCTGAAGAAAAGTTGGCGATAACTATAAGGCaagaaaaactaattatattatttattattcttatttatgataatttagAACATGTTTTTAGAAATTTGATAGATCCAGATAATCACTTAATTGACTTAGAGCTGTAGATAGTGCCGGTGATGCACTTGGATCATCGCGATGGATCAGCGATGTTCCAGGTTGTAGAGGGGTGGGCGTTTCTGCAGACACTTCTGCATTTACTATCGATGAACTTTCAGGAAGAGGCAgagtattattatgtatgttctttacataatcacgggaccacagggtcccggacctttggaaggcgtacgaggggccgaagccaactcgcagaggcccgttgaacaattttaatctatatGTGATGGGACATCatccggcgattatccctgtatgcactatggaagtacaccaaaggacaatccccggttgatgcaggactattgtgagatatggtaaaaggaaatgatagggatatgggtgtgggtggctgtggaatagttaaccggttaactatggggactatggcccctgcccctgaccaatattgaaaaatacggataaacaggcagggggtgactcgcaaactcaatagtgggcccccggaaacggccgctagcatgtagcgacaagggaagcaacatccgttgagctgcttgaggaaggggtaTCATcgggggcatcccacggctatcagagcaatcccggaagtacggtcaagacccctaccagcatcttactgggatacgtccttcccccaagtggagctgaaggcaactccactcttgcgaatctccactcaaaccagccgattaaggcaagagtgaggtaggagaggccactccggatagtcacgagtaccaaccggagttaaaaagtagggcctctcccgggagtcaggtccgtggggtcgccactgcccaacagctcgccacaagctgccttgcggacgtattattattattattattagacgtTCCTCCCGGTGATTCTTGAGGcttagtataataaataaccaCCACTATTATAGTTGTGATGATGtgaattgtaataattttgatGCCAATTCGAATAGTTTCGTCCAGTTTTAATACTCTGTATTAGGTTAATGACCCCAGATTGGAATTCCAGTATTTGATCATCATCAAAATGCTGAAGGGATGGCAgaacccccttaaaaaaattcaTGTTACGGTCATCACTTCCAATTGTGTTTAATTGATGATCAACAAGTTTCATCATTTTATCATCCAATACGCTGCCACTATCcattcttttcttttttgatgATGATTCTAAGTGTTTCTCTTTCTGATTTTCTTGTTGATCTGCATTTTCTCTTTGGGCTTCATCTCTTGTATTTGGATTATTGTCATATGTTTCACCTGGCTTAATAATTGGCTTCAAAAAGCTCATCTCTTGATTATATTTGTAGGGCTTAGATTTTGTACCAGACCcagatttttttgtttctttgttttcatCTAATGATTTCCTCCAAGTGTCTCTCAATTGTGTCCACCTTTTCATCACTGAACTTCCTGAAACAATAATTCATAAAACTGTATGAACGGTTttataagaagatttttatttacatcgCATTATTCCCAATATTACAAAACAACCACAGATGAATATATATATACTAGAAAACAACTGTAATAATAAGGACACGGTTTCGAAACACGTCACGACAAGACGAGCGGTCTGTTGTCGGGCGAATATCTATTCACAAACGCCGTTCGCTGTCCGTCTGTgtatttatgaattattatacataaataaaatatacagggACCTGATCTGTGGTTGTTTTGTACGGGCTACGCCCCATACGTTTTATAACGGTTTTTGCTTTCGTTAAAAGAGGATGCTTAGTAAGCTGAATTTGTATAATTGAAGAAGCGCTTGAAGAAGTTGTATTTTCATTTAGACTAATCTATCCCACTAGGCAGCCAGTCAAACATATGAAATCGTTTGGGTGCCTAGTGGGAACGCTTATTCTGAATGAAAATACGACTTCTTCATCCCACTAATttggttttaatgaaatatttttttaggtatttggCGTCAGGACTTTCCTATGAAGATCTTCATTTTAGTTATCGAATTGGCAAATCAACCATTTCCACCATCGTAGTAGAAGTGACGCAAAGTATATGGAATAATTTATATGAAGAATTTATGCCACTTCCTAATAAGGAAGAAGAGTGGTTAAAGATAGCAAGTGGATTTAATGAAAAGGCCAATTTCCCTCACTGCCTTGGAGCAGTTGACGGGAAGCATATTAGGCTTCGAAAGCCGTCAAATAGTGGTTCAGTATATATGAACTACAAAGATTTCTTTTCAATAGTGTTATTAGCAGTCGTAGATTCAGATTATCGATTCGTTTACGTCAGTGTAGGTTCCTATGGAAAAGAATGCGACTCATCAATATTTAAAGAGTCAAGTTTTTGGAAAATGTTGACAGAAGGCCGTTTGAATATACCCGAACCAAGGCCTTTATTTACAGAATCAGAAGTTCAAGTTCCTTACGTAATTATTGGCGACGAGGGATTTGGTTTACACACACATTTATTAAGACCTTTTGGTGGAACGCATCTTGACAGAGGTAAACGAATATTTAATTATCGTTTAACCAGAGCGAGAAGATACGTGGAATGTGCGTTTGGCATTCTAGCAAATAAGTGGAGAATTTTACATAGACCCATAGACCTTAAACGAGAAACAGCTATTTCAGTAGTGAAAGCTTGTACTGTCCTCCAcaatttgattataaaaaagGAGGGAattgaattagaaaaagaatttaattttgaaaatttactACCCCAGGAAGTATCACCGAGTGTCGGAACTGGCAATTCAATGAGAAATGAATTTATGACCTACTTTCTATCAGAAACTGGATCAGTACCATGGCAAGACAACAAAATATAGGCAGTAtagatttgtatttaaaattttctcaaTAAAAACTTACCAAACAACTGTCGGTCCTTTTGATCCATTTCTTCAAAATCTTCTTTCAAAATTATGCATATTTCCCGCCATGCTGCTGTTTTAGCGGTTTTGTCCTTATAAATTTCCAAAAATTTATTCCATAAAACTGGCCTGTCTTTGATTGCAGCAATCAAAACTTCGCGATTTATTTGTTGGTcatacaatttttctttttcttttttcgacATGATTTTATTGAAGCGCAGCGCTACACGTCTTAACAAGTCAAAGGAATGTACTGAATTGAGCGGGCGCGCGGCGGGTGGGGCAGACAGGCGGGCGGAGCAGGTAGGCGCGCGGGGCGCGAGCGCCAATCACGATTCGAGATTTTTAACGAATCGTCATTCTAATGACCGTAGTGACCGACGTATCCGTCTACGTCTTTTTTCACGATTCGTGAAGCGTGTGAACATGGGTATATAAAAAGCATTGCTCCCGTCAAAAAAAATAACGAATCGTGAAAAAACACGATTCGTGAAAAATCACGATTCGTCTTCGTGTGAATGAGCTCTTACAGCTGTATGTCTACTACTTTAAGAGTTATTGTTGTTTGAACTTAGCCTATGCGCAAGCACAAAAGGCGTTGGTCAGAACCCTAACCGGAAATCATTAAAACACAACAttcttattaagttttatttatttaatgctttTACATCATACtaacagtttaatttaaatcaataaaagtattatattaattgttcAAAGTGGCCACCTCCAGTTTGTAGGCAAGCTAAAGCTCTCTGTGCCACCTGGCGTGATGAGCGCCTAATCATGTCAAAATTGGCTCTTATTTCTTCGCCGACTGACATTATTTTTGCGACGAGTTCTTCTCTGTTGTTGGGAACATTAGCGTACACCTTTTGCTTCATGTGaccccataaaaaataatctaaaggGGTCAAATCGGGTGAGCGAGGCGGCCAAGCTACTTACTACACCGCTGCGACCGATCCATGGCGAATGATGGGTATTCAAATACTCTCTCACTGCTCGAGAATAGTGGGCAGGTGCACCATCGAGCTGGACCCACATATGTTCCCGGTATGACAAAGGTAGCTCCATGAGACTATCTGCAAATTGTGTTTGCAGGAACTCCAGGAATCTAGCTCCATTTAATGTTGGAGGCAATTCCAAGGGCCCTATCAAACGATCGTTGATTATGCCTGCCCACACATTCACTGAAAATTCATGTTGAAACGAACTTTGGCGCACCGCCTTTGGGTTTTCGGAGCACCAGAGATAATCATTTCGGTGATTTGTAATGCCCGCTCTCGTGAATTTAGCCTCATCAGTCCACAGTATCTTCTGCAGAAAACGATGGTTGTGTCTTGCTCTTCTATTGAGCCACGAACAGAATACAGATCTAGCTGCATAATCTACTTCGATTATGTCTTGGACCCGTCGAAAATGATAGGGATGTAATCCTTCTCTTTTCAAAATTTTCCATACACTACAACAAGATAGCTGCAGTTGCACAGCAATGCGCCTGACACTTAGTCTAGGATCATTGGCTATTAGCCTAAGTACTTCTTCTTCATCTTCTTGTGTTATCAAACGAGCGCGTTCATTAACAGGTCTCTGTATGCCTCTTTCCGCTAACCTTGAATGCACATCGATAAAAGTTTGGCGACTAGGTGTAGGCCTGTTAGGGTATCTTCGTCGATATTCTTGTACAGCAAGATTGGCACTTCCATTGCAATAACCGTATACGAAATGTATGTCGGCAATATGTTGCGATGAATATTGTCGATTTGCCATATTTGTGTCAGtgttaatcatcatcatcagccgagagacgtccactgctgaacaaaggcctccccctaggggtttgccataatccccacgcttggcaggcggcttggggatcgcagttaggtcaccgataaattttgagaatgctgctgcccattcctcggtggctggtcgcagttttaggacgtacccgggtccgtCAGTGTTAATACTTAACACCCCTTTCACACGGCAGTCCAGTTTTGCAGGATCGGCTTTTTACGGTATCCTGCTAAACTGGACGCTGTGTTCACATGGCAGTTCAGTTTTGCAGGATTCAGTAAAAAGCTGGTTCCGCAAAACTAGACTGCCGTATGAACATGGTTGCATCCCCTTTTTTACCATTTCTACGCCAGTTACCAGGTGAAATGGACGTAAAAACTTTCCTAATTTTCTATTGGTATTATCGGATTCGGCAGCGAAATAGAAGATTCTGGATTCATCCAATTCTGACACAACGCTCGAATTTGGGTATTTTTCGGAATCTTATGAGCGATTTGAGAAGAGATGAGTCaaaatttttcaattattttagaaTGAGTATGACCACATTTGACGATCTTTTAAAAAGGGTGAatgaagatttaaaaaaacatgatacAAATATGAGAAAAAGCATCACACCTGAAGAAAAGTTAGCAATATGTTTAAGGTAAgaatgaaatacatatttaaagtttaatatttattaccaaacacaataagttatgtatgtatgatatttTCACAAGATGatcgttaatattaattaaatattagtgAAATCCGGAAAATCAGAGCTCTGCGATTCAACTGATTGTGCAGATGGCGATGACTGAACGCTGTAATGCGGTGTGAAATAACCTGCTGATTGATAAGAGTTGTTAAAAGTAGATGGTTGTTGAGAGGACCATTGGTTAAAATTGCggctttttatattttgcaacaaacttataacacctgcttgaaattgtaatatttgatCATCGTTGAGTGAAGCTAGTGTAGGAAgtaaacttttaaaaaatgaCAAGTTACGATCTTCATTCTGCGTATTCGGCTGACTTTTCATCTGGTGATCAATGAAACTCGCCATTTTTTGATCCATTACAGAAAGTCTCTGCCTTGGTAGTACACTTCTCTTAAGTCGTTTAGCACCACCTGCAGGATTTCCTTGTCCTGGACTTCCGATAATAGGTTCATTTTCACTTTCTTCATTTTGGATAGGATTTTCCGTATCACCCTCTTCAATATCTGCAGCTTTGTTACCGCCACTGTCTTGTGTTTCAGCCGgatccatatttttttaaaaacaacaactgGTCGTGATAACagtattttttggtattaacTGCAGCAGAtccagatttatttattttctttttcgcaTTTAAACTCCTCTTCCAGCTGTCTCTTATCTGATTCCATTTTTTAACGACCATTTTagctgaaaaagaaaacataaattataaataagggCGGAGAAAGAACCTTCAACAGCTCCAGTATTAGGTATTCTGctattttttcaaatttcaataatacatttatattttattgtgatatattaaaatatctcataattattaacattttaatatataataataaattataaatatatgcaAATAACTAACGATATTGGTtgaaaatgacaatgccagatcctgccccacttaatttcatcaatgtacaagaaatgtaaatatatcaatattatgcaatgaaaataagacaatgaagttacttaattattattctgttaACGTTGCGGATAgaaattaggtaataaaaagtatttaaaaacccaaggcctatttcctgtatttatcgcgaccatctgcgtttttTAGTACGCTTGCATAAGGAACACaaagagaaattaaataaaaaaaagatttattaatgtaatgtgtacggattttaatatgaatttggtataaatacatactgttagttaatttaattttttataatatatatattataatgaatgcatattctaattattatttcgtgtttgaacgttagtgtttagatgtaacgaaacgtcattggcgtgcgtgtgtcagttatgtccaaaaagtcatatttgacattcgctctgtctgttctgtttacattgttgtttcgttatgactatgaattaaaaataggattactaaaggtgatattggtgatgacattccttcctttaatagctaaacaccctatgatagcattgtaataatataaagcacttaatttaattatttctaccattataactgcaattaatctaaacaggtacctaacctaaatgtaatattttgttcttagatttatatagaaaccgcaaggtctaaaggcttttaatcatatttttagttatcactaatagagcagcaatagaatgctacatttggcatgcctgtacaatatattttttggtggggcaaagctctacagaaattctggcattgtcatttgtattttgtatttaaaaataaataaagttctcTCGCTCGACCAATAGCATTATCTATTCGAAGCGAGTTCGATCCCAAAAAATAACAGAATACCTCTGCTGGAAATTTAGTTGTAcgtaatgttaaaaaatattacagggttattacaaaaaagtttAACTGACGTTTTTAacacaatgtttaaaaaacgtacatagtgatttttttaaatatgtgtttaactttattataataacactatatatgtttttaatttgcaGGTACTTGGCATCTGGGTGTTCGTACATGGATTTGCATTACGCATATCGAGTGGGAGTCTCAACAATCAACTCAATAATAGTAGAAGTAACAAACGTCATATGGAATAATTTGCATCAGGAGTTTATGAAATTGCCCGACACAAAATATGAGTGGGAACAAATTGCTGACgcattttataataaagctaACTTTCCTCACTGCATTGGTGCAGTTGATGGGAAGCACATAAGAATGAAGAAACCAAGTCACAGCGGTTCTATGTACATGAATTACAAGAATTTTTTTCCATTGTATTGCTAGCGGTAGTGGATTCGAATTATAGATTCACCTATATCAGCGTAGGCTCTTATGGCAAAGAATGCGACTCCTCTATATTCAAAGAATCTACTTTCTGGAAAAGATTAAATGATGGCAGTTTAGATTTACCAGAAGCTCGTCCTCTCTTTACAGGTTTGGAATCACGTGTTCCATTTGTGATAGTGGGTGATGAAGCATTTGGTTTGCATTATAATCTGTTGAGACCCTATGGAGGAACtcatttagataaaaataaaaggatatTTAACTATCGATTAACAAGAGCCAGACGTTATGTGGAGTGCGCGTTTGGAATATTGGCAAATAAATGGCGAATATTTCATCGTCCATTGGACGTAAGCACCAGTACAGCTATCTCGATAGTTAAAACTTGCGCCGTACTTCATAACTATATCATGCATAATGAAAGTTCATATGCGAACATTGACAGCAACGATTCAACGATATCTTTGGAAAACGTACGTAATGAGCCAAATACACGAGGTGGACGCTGTGCTAACACAATACGAACAGagttcacaaattattttgtttctgaagtgggagCTGTACCTTGGCAAGACGAAGCAATACAAGgataaacgaaataaatataaaaacttaccATAGCTTTGTCTTTCTTTTTCCTCAAGTTCTTGAAAGTCTTCTCTCAAAACAATGCAAACTTCGCGCCATGCTGCAGTTCGCAAGTtgttatctttataattttcCAGCGTTTTATCCCATAATATAGGCCTAATTTCAATTAGTGTAATAAGAAGTTCGGGATCAATATTTGTTTGCGACATTTTTCGACGAAACACAGCAATCTCGGCGCCGCGCAAAAGAGCAATGCGCGAGCGCTACACATGTGCGGGTGacgcggcgggcgcggggcgggggcTGCCACCACTCCACTATCCCGCTAAAAACAGTGTCCAGCAAAAAACCGCATGCAGGAAGCCGTGTGAAGATTGCTATTGAAATATATGTGTGATTAAACGGGATCCCGCTTTTTACTGGACTACGGATCCAGTTTCTAGTGACAAAACCGAATGGCACAATTCGACCGGATCGGTTTTTTGCAGGATCCCGCATGCGGGATGCTCGTGTGAACGCTAGCATATAAACACATTCGCCATCAAACGGGATCCTGTAGAAAACGGGATCCTGTAAAAAACTGGACTGTCGTGTGAAAGGGCTGTAACAGTAATACACAGCACGTAAATTGAACGGACAGTAAGTGAAAGTAGCGATCACAACGCAGGGCGAGGGACAACTAATCTAACTAATCATATTCAGGTAAAGGATCAGTATCTTCCATCTCGCTTACTCACAGCGAGCAGTATTTCTGGCCTGCTCTCGCATAGAATGCAGTGAGCGCCAATTGTTACTTTACAAGGGCCTTTTGTGCTTGCGCATAGGCTAAGTTCAAACAACAATAACTCTTAAAGTAGTGGACATACAGCtgtaaattaaatgttgtattGTAGCTTAGATCAAACCCTGTCAATctaatggaaaaaataaatgaGTTATCTGGGTTA
Above is a genomic segment from Spodoptera frugiperda isolate SF20-4 unplaced genomic scaffold, AGI-APGP_CSIRO_Sfru_2.0 tig00001167_1, whole genome shotgun sequence containing:
- the LOC118264214 gene encoding uncharacterized protein LOC118264214, which encodes MKIRLLHPTNLVLMKYFFRYLASGLSYEDLHFSYRIGKSTISTIVVEVTQSIWNNLYEEFMPLPNKEEEWLKIASGFNEKANFPHCLGAVDGKHIRLRKPSNSGSVYMNYKDFFSIVLLAVVDSDYRFVYVSVGSYGKECDSSIFKESSFWKMLTEGRLNIPEPRPLFTESEVQVPYVIIGDEGFGLHTHLLRPFGGTHLDRGKRIFNYRLTRARRYVECAFGILANKWRILHRPIDLKRETAISVVKACTVLHNLIIKKEGIELEKEFNFENLLPQEVSPSVGTGNSMRNEFMTYFLSETGSVPWQDNKI
- the LOC118264398 gene encoding uncharacterized protein LOC118264398, which translates into the protein MRDPAKNRSGRIVPFGFVTRNWIRSPRSRIALLRGAEIAVFRRKMSQTNIDPELLITLIEIRPILWDKTLENYKDNNLRTAAWREVCIVLREDFQELEEKERQSYGKFLYLFRLSLYCFVLPRYSSHFRNKIICELCSYCVSTASTSCIWLITYVFQRYRLALAPRAPTCSARLSAPPAARPLNSVHSFDLLRRVALRFNKIMSKKEKEKLYDQQINREVLIAAIKDRPVLWNKFLEIYKDKTAKTAAWREICIILKEDFEEMDQKDRQLFGSSVMKRWTQLRDTWRKSLDENKETKKSGSGTKSKPYKYNQEMSFLKPIIKPGETYDNNPNTRDEAQRENADQQENQKEKHLESSSKKKRMDSGSVLDDKMMKLVDHQLNTIGSDDRNMNFFKGVLPSLQHFDDDQILEFQSGVINLIQSIKTGRNYSNWHQNYYNSHHHNYNSGGYLLY